Proteins encoded by one window of Streptomyces clavuligerus:
- the galT gene encoding galactose-1-phosphate uridylyltransferase, with the protein MKKTSTRLADGRELLYYDSRDDAVRDSVDRRPLTPVTSRTEIRRDPLLGDAVSIAAHRQDRTYQPPAGQCPLCPSRGGRLSEIPAEDYDVVVFENRFPSLSGELGRCEVVCFTSDHDASFADLGEEQTALVLAAWTDRTAELAALPQVEQVFCFENRGVEIGVTLGHPHGQIYAYPFVTPRTRQMLTSAAAHRRGTGRNLFDDIVEREGAEGERVVLATAHWLAFVPYAAHWPYEIHLYPRRRVPDLRALDDAARAEFPGVYLELLRRFDRVFGDGQPPTPYISAWHQAPFHPEGRADFALHLELFTIRRTPGKLKFLAGSESGMSVFINDVLPETAARRLREAASV; encoded by the coding sequence GTGAAGAAGACGTCGACCCGGCTCGCCGACGGTCGTGAACTGCTCTACTACGACTCCCGCGACGACGCCGTCCGCGACAGCGTCGACCGCAGACCGCTCACCCCCGTCACCAGCCGTACCGAGATCCGCCGCGATCCGCTGCTCGGGGACGCGGTCTCCATCGCCGCCCACCGCCAGGACCGCACCTATCAGCCGCCCGCCGGTCAGTGCCCGCTCTGCCCCTCGCGCGGCGGCAGGCTCAGCGAGATCCCGGCCGAGGACTACGACGTCGTCGTCTTCGAGAACCGCTTCCCCTCCCTCTCCGGGGAGCTGGGCCGCTGCGAGGTGGTCTGCTTCACCTCCGACCACGACGCCTCCTTCGCCGACCTCGGCGAGGAGCAGACCGCGCTGGTCCTCGCCGCGTGGACCGACCGCACCGCCGAACTCGCCGCGCTCCCCCAGGTCGAACAGGTCTTCTGCTTCGAGAACCGGGGCGTCGAGATCGGCGTCACCCTCGGCCATCCGCACGGCCAGATCTACGCGTACCCCTTCGTCACCCCGCGCACCCGGCAGATGCTGACCTCGGCCGCCGCCCACCGGCGCGGCACCGGCCGCAATCTCTTCGACGACATCGTGGAACGGGAGGGCGCCGAGGGCGAACGGGTGGTGCTCGCCACCGCCCACTGGCTCGCCTTCGTCCCGTACGCCGCGCACTGGCCGTACGAGATCCACCTCTACCCCCGGCGCCGCGTCCCCGACCTGCGCGCATTGGACGACGCGGCCCGCGCCGAGTTCCCCGGGGTCTATCTGGAGCTGCTGCGCCGCTTCGACCGGGTTTTCGGCGACGGCCAGCCCCCGACCCCGTACATCTCGGCCTGGCACCAGGCCCCGTTCCACCCGGAGGGACGCGCCGACTTCGCCCTCCATCTGGAGCTCTTCACCATCCGCCGCACTCCCGGAAAGCTGAAGTTCCTCGCGGGTTCGGAGTCGGGAATGAGTGTGTTCATCAATGACGTCCTGCCGGAGACGGCGGCACGGCGGTTGCGAGAGGCGGCGAGCGTATGA
- the galE gene encoding UDP-glucose 4-epimerase GalE, with translation MNKYLVTGGAGYVGGVVALRLLAAGHRVTVLDNLSTGFREGVPEGAEFIEGDIRDAAKWLDPSYDAVLHFAAFSQVGESVAHPEKYWENNVGGTMALLSAMRSARVRTLVFSSTAATYGEPVRTPIAESDPTAPTNPYGASKLAVDHMIGGEAAAHGLAAVSLRYFNVAGAHRGQGERHDPETHLIPLLLDVALGRRESIAVYGDDYPTPDGTCVRDYIHVADLADAHLLALGAARPGEHLICNLGNGNGFSVREVVDTVRRVTGHPVPETAAPRRAGDPAVLVASSETAGERLGWSPARPGLTGIVADAWEFARARHA, from the coding sequence ATGAACAAGTACCTGGTGACGGGCGGGGCGGGCTATGTGGGCGGCGTGGTGGCGCTGCGGCTGCTGGCGGCCGGGCACCGGGTCACCGTCCTCGACAATCTCTCCACCGGCTTCCGGGAGGGCGTCCCCGAGGGCGCCGAATTCATCGAGGGCGACATCCGGGACGCGGCCAAGTGGCTCGACCCCTCCTATGACGCGGTGCTGCACTTCGCCGCGTTCTCCCAGGTCGGGGAGTCGGTGGCGCACCCCGAGAAGTACTGGGAGAACAACGTCGGCGGCACCATGGCGCTGCTGTCCGCGATGCGCTCCGCGCGGGTGCGCACCCTGGTCTTCTCCTCGACGGCGGCGACCTACGGCGAGCCGGTGCGCACCCCCATCGCCGAGTCCGACCCCACCGCCCCCACCAATCCGTACGGCGCCTCCAAGCTCGCCGTCGACCACATGATCGGCGGCGAGGCCGCCGCCCACGGCCTCGCGGCGGTCTCCCTGCGCTACTTCAACGTCGCGGGCGCCCACCGGGGCCAGGGCGAGCGCCATGACCCCGAGACCCATCTGATCCCGCTCCTCCTGGACGTGGCCCTCGGCCGCCGGGAGTCGATCGCCGTGTACGGGGACGACTATCCGACGCCCGACGGGACCTGCGTCCGGGACTACATCCATGTCGCCGACCTCGCCGACGCGCATCTCCTCGCGCTGGGCGCGGCGCGTCCGGGCGAGCATCTGATCTGCAACCTCGGCAACGGGAACGGCTTCTCGGTGCGCGAGGTCGTCGACACCGTGCGCCGGGTCACCGGGCACCCCGTGCCCGAGACGGCCGCCCCGCGCCGGGCGGGCGACCCGGCGGTCCTGGTGGCCTCGTCCGAGACCGCCGGGGAACGGCTCGGCTGGAGCCCCGCGCGGCCCGGTCTCACCGGGATCGTCGCGGACGCCTGGGAGTTCGCCCGGGCCCGGCACGCGTGA
- the galK gene encoding galactokinase: protein MNAGVWQAPGRVNLIGEHTDYNDGLVAPFALPLTVVAEGRRREDGVLSLGSDGAEPGRRTVDLRVDDLAPGHGPRGWTDYPAGVLWALREAGHRIGGAQLRFTSTLPQGAGLSSSAALGVVTALALSELYGLDPAPDLPELARIARRAENAYAGAPTGIMDQMASACCTEGHVLALDTRDLSLRQIPFDPAAHGLALLLVDTRVTHAHSTGAYGRRRAGCEAAAAALGVPALRDVGPDELPAALARLADPEQRRLVRHVVTENHRVERVTSALLTGDVHAVGPVLTEGHVSLRDDFRVSCPELDLVVSAALAAGALGARMTGGGFGGSAIVLTRAAAAGAVAAAVRRAFAEASLTEPVVRAADPAGGARRIS from the coding sequence GTGAACGCGGGGGTGTGGCAGGCCCCGGGCCGGGTCAATCTGATCGGTGAGCACACCGACTACAACGACGGCCTGGTGGCGCCCTTCGCCCTGCCGCTCACGGTCGTCGCCGAGGGACGGCGCCGCGAGGACGGGGTGCTCAGCCTCGGCTCCGACGGCGCGGAGCCCGGCCGCCGCACCGTCGATCTGCGGGTCGACGACCTCGCCCCCGGGCACGGCCCGCGCGGCTGGACCGACTATCCCGCGGGGGTGCTCTGGGCGCTGCGGGAGGCAGGACACCGGATCGGCGGCGCACAACTGCGCTTCACCTCCACCCTGCCGCAGGGCGCGGGGCTCTCCTCGTCCGCCGCGCTCGGCGTCGTCACCGCCCTGGCGCTGAGCGAGCTGTACGGCCTCGACCCGGCGCCGGACCTGCCGGAGCTGGCCCGGATCGCCCGCAGGGCCGAGAACGCGTACGCCGGGGCGCCCACCGGGATCATGGACCAGATGGCCTCCGCCTGCTGTACGGAGGGCCATGTCCTGGCCCTGGACACCCGGGACCTGTCGCTGCGGCAGATCCCGTTCGACCCGGCCGCGCACGGGCTCGCGCTGCTGCTCGTCGACACCCGGGTGACCCACGCCCACAGCACCGGCGCGTACGGCAGACGGCGCGCGGGGTGCGAGGCGGCGGCAGCCGCGCTCGGGGTCCCGGCCCTGCGGGACGTGGGGCCCGATGAGCTGCCCGCGGCCCTGGCCCGGCTCGCCGACCCGGAGCAGCGCCGTCTGGTCCGGCATGTGGTGACGGAGAACCACCGGGTGGAACGGGTGACGTCCGCGCTGCTCACCGGGGATGTCCACGCGGTCGGGCCGGTGCTCACCGAGGGGCATGTCTCGCTCCGTGACGACTTCCGGGTCTCCTGCCCGGAGCTGGACCTCGTGGTGTCCGCGGCGCTGGCCGCCGGGGCGCTGGGCGCGCGGATGACCGGAGGCGGTTTCGGGGGCTCGGCGATCGTGCTCACCCGCGCGGCGGCGGCGGGCGCGGTGGCGGCCGCGGTGCGGCGGGCGTTTGCGGAGGCGAGCCTTACCGAACCTGTCGTCAGGGCGGCGGACCCGGCCGGCGGGGCCCGCCGGATCTCCTGA
- a CDS encoding LuxR C-terminal-related transcriptional regulator, protein MIRIRVLVVDDHRIFAESLAAALAAEPDVEVAAAGSGPAALRCLERALADGRGFDVMLVDADLGAGGGRPQAVRAPVARAVPDDGDEGLVDGITLVAGVRSVHPAVRTVVLAEKDDPRRAALALQAGACGWVAKDCSLQRLLAVIRGVLRDETHLPPALLTGVLRELTAARKHRTESERLVESLTPREREVLRCMVAGLGRKAVAERLFLSPHTVRTHMQNVLGKLGVHSTLAAVALARRAGVGPVDLAGDVVERGGQLA, encoded by the coding sequence GTGATCCGTATTCGGGTCCTGGTGGTGGACGACCACCGAATCTTCGCCGAGTCCCTGGCCGCCGCTCTCGCGGCCGAGCCCGATGTCGAAGTGGCGGCGGCCGGGAGCGGCCCGGCGGCGTTGCGCTGTCTGGAAAGAGCCCTCGCCGACGGGCGGGGCTTCGATGTGATGCTCGTCGACGCCGATCTCGGCGCGGGCGGGGGACGGCCGCAGGCCGTGCGCGCGCCCGTCGCCCGCGCGGTCCCCGACGACGGGGACGAGGGGCTGGTGGACGGGATCACCCTGGTCGCCGGGGTCCGTTCGGTCCATCCCGCCGTCCGTACGGTCGTCCTCGCCGAGAAGGACGACCCGCGCCGGGCCGCGCTCGCGCTCCAGGCGGGGGCGTGCGGCTGGGTCGCCAAGGACTGCTCGTTGCAGCGGCTGCTCGCGGTGATCCGGGGGGTGCTGCGGGATGAGACCCATCTGCCGCCCGCGCTGCTCACCGGGGTGCTGCGGGAGCTGACCGCCGCCCGCAAGCACCGCACCGAGAGCGAGCGGCTGGTCGAGTCGCTGACCCCGCGCGAGCGGGAGGTGCTGCGGTGCATGGTGGCGGGGCTGGGGCGCAAGGCGGTCGCCGAGCGGCTCTTCCTCTCCCCGCACACGGTCCGCACCCATATGCAGAACGTGCTGGGCAAGCTGGGGGTGCACTCGACGCTCGCGGCGGTGGCGCTGGCCCGGCGGGCGGGCGTGGGCCCGGTGGACCTAGCCGGGGATGTTGTCGAACGGGGCGGTCAGCTCGCGTAG
- a CDS encoding MarR family winged helix-turn-helix transcriptional regulator, with amino-acid sequence MEDEVDRLVAAWRRERPDLDVEPLEVLSRVSRLARHLDRARRLAFSEHQLEPWEFDVLTSLRRAGDPYQLSPGQLLTQTLVTSGTMTNRIDRLAKKGLVERLPDPSDRRGVLVRLTAEGRDRADQALAGLLDQERAILSRLSHAQRAELAALLRELTAPFDNIPG; translated from the coding sequence ATGGAGGACGAGGTCGATCGACTGGTCGCGGCATGGCGCCGGGAGCGCCCCGACCTCGACGTGGAACCGCTGGAGGTGCTGAGCCGCGTCTCACGGCTCGCCCGCCACCTCGACCGGGCCCGCAGGCTCGCGTTCTCCGAGCACCAGCTCGAACCGTGGGAGTTCGACGTCCTGACCTCGCTGCGCCGCGCGGGGGACCCGTATCAGCTCTCCCCCGGCCAGCTCCTCACCCAGACCCTGGTCACCTCGGGCACCATGACCAACCGCATCGACAGGCTCGCCAAGAAGGGCCTGGTCGAGCGGCTGCCCGACCCCAGCGACCGGCGCGGGGTGCTGGTGCGCCTGACCGCCGAGGGCCGGGACCGCGCGGACCAGGCCCTGGCCGGGCTGCTCGACCAGGAGCGCGCCATCCTCTCCCGGCTCTCCCACGCCCAGCGGGCCGAGCTGGCCGCGCTGCTACGCGAGCTGACCGCCCCGTTCGACAACATCCCCGGCTAG
- a CDS encoding methyltransferase domain-containing protein, translating to MTSAAPTWDPGLYLRHAGHRTRPFLDLLARIPEPGRPGPGGGGGGTRAPLRIADIGCGAGNVTALLAERWPDALITGFDNSPEMVEHARTAHGGPTAGGGRLDFTEGDAHDWLPEGGYDLIVSNAVLHWVPGHRALLGRWAEALNPGGVLAFQVPANFAAPSHTLVAGLVAEPRWRDRLGEHGVIASVHEPAEYLTRLVGLGLDPDVWETTYLQLLTGEDPVLDWIKGTVLRPLLTELADDPAATDAFLTELAGRLRTAYPPGPAGTVLPFRRVFAVARA from the coding sequence ATGACATCCGCCGCTCCCACCTGGGACCCCGGGCTCTATCTGCGTCACGCGGGCCACCGCACCCGCCCCTTCCTCGACCTGCTCGCCCGGATTCCCGAGCCGGGGCGCCCCGGCCCCGGCGGCGGGGGCGGGGGGACGCGCGCCCCGCTGCGGATCGCCGACATCGGCTGCGGCGCGGGCAATGTCACCGCCCTGCTCGCCGAGCGCTGGCCCGACGCCCTGATCACCGGTTTCGACAACTCCCCCGAGATGGTCGAACACGCCCGCACCGCGCACGGCGGCCCCACGGCGGGCGGTGGACGGCTGGACTTCACCGAGGGCGACGCCCATGACTGGCTCCCCGAGGGCGGCTACGACCTGATCGTCTCCAACGCCGTCCTGCACTGGGTGCCCGGCCACCGCGCGCTCCTCGGCCGCTGGGCCGAGGCGCTGAACCCCGGCGGCGTCCTCGCCTTCCAGGTGCCCGCGAACTTCGCCGCCCCCAGCCACACCCTGGTCGCCGGACTCGTCGCCGAACCCCGCTGGCGGGACCGGCTCGGCGAGCACGGCGTCATCGCCTCCGTCCATGAACCCGCCGAGTATCTGACCCGGCTGGTGGGGCTGGGGCTCGACCCGGACGTCTGGGAGACCACCTACCTCCAGCTCCTCACCGGCGAGGACCCGGTACTCGACTGGATCAAGGGCACGGTGCTGCGCCCCCTCCTCACCGAACTGGCCGACGACCCCGCCGCGACCGACGCCTTCCTCACCGAACTGGCCGGCCGTCTGCGCACCGCCTACCCACCGGGCCCGGCGGGGACGGTCCTGCCCTTCCGCCGCGTCTTCGCCGTCGCGAGGGCCTGA
- a CDS encoding TetR/AcrR family transcriptional regulator, translating into MEGVATDGNSNGTEKNRSGRRARRVRMTGAERREQLLDIGRTLFADKGFEGTSVEEIAAKAGVSKPVVYEHFGGKEGLYAVVVDREMRQLLDMVTGALTAGHPRELLEQAAFALLDYIERYTDGFRILVRDSPVAQSTGTFASLISDIATQVEDILGMEFKNRGFDPKLAPLYAQALVGMVALTGQWWLDARRPKKAEVAAHLVNLAWHGLDGLEPKPRLIGHRKN; encoded by the coding sequence ATGGAGGGCGTGGCGACGGACGGCAACAGCAATGGCACCGAGAAGAACCGGTCGGGACGGCGGGCGCGCCGGGTGCGGATGACCGGTGCGGAACGCCGTGAACAGTTGCTGGACATCGGCCGCACCCTCTTCGCCGACAAGGGGTTCGAGGGCACCTCGGTGGAGGAGATCGCCGCGAAGGCGGGGGTGTCCAAGCCGGTGGTGTACGAGCACTTCGGCGGCAAGGAAGGGCTGTACGCGGTCGTCGTCGACCGTGAGATGCGCCAGCTCCTCGACATGGTGACGGGCGCGCTGACCGCCGGGCACCCCAGGGAACTGCTCGAACAGGCGGCGTTCGCGCTGCTCGACTACATCGAGCGGTACACGGACGGCTTCCGCATCCTGGTGCGGGATTCGCCGGTGGCCCAGTCGACGGGCACGTTCGCCTCGCTGATCAGCGATATCGCCACACAGGTGGAAGACATCCTGGGGATGGAGTTCAAGAACCGGGGCTTCGATCCCAAGCTGGCGCCGCTGTACGCGCAGGCGCTGGTCGGGATGGTCGCGCTCACCGGCCAGTGGTGGCTGGACGCCCGCCGCCCGAAGAAGGCCGAGGTCGCCGCGCACCTGGTGAACCTGGCCTGGCACGGCCTGGACGGCCTGGAACCGAAGCCCCGCCTGATAGGCCACCGCAAGAATTAG
- a CDS encoding acyl-CoA desaturase: MTTSPDVVDAADPVGAAVDGLPSATLGGDKKGSIEQLALLFFIVVPFLALAASVPLAWGWGVSWLDLGLLVGMYFLGCHGITIGFHRYFTHGAFKARRPLRIALAVAGSLAVEGPLVRWVADHRKHHRFSDEEGDPHSPWRYGESVPALLKGLWWAHIGWMFDSERTSQHKYAPDLIKDPALRRISRDFVWWTVLSLAIPPLAGWAVTGTWQGAATAFFWGSLVRVALLHHVTWSINSICHAVGRRPFRSRDRSGNVWWLAVLSCGESWHNLHHADPTSARHGVLRGQLDSSARLIRWFERLGWAYDVRWPSAARIDARRSTTAPDTA, from the coding sequence ATGACAACCAGCCCGGATGTGGTCGACGCCGCGGACCCGGTCGGCGCGGCGGTCGACGGCCTTCCGTCCGCGACGCTCGGCGGCGACAAGAAGGGGTCGATCGAGCAGCTCGCACTGCTGTTCTTCATCGTGGTGCCGTTTCTCGCGCTGGCGGCCTCGGTGCCGCTGGCCTGGGGCTGGGGCGTGAGCTGGCTGGATCTGGGGCTGCTCGTGGGGATGTACTTCCTGGGCTGCCACGGGATCACGATCGGCTTCCACCGGTACTTCACCCATGGCGCCTTCAAGGCGCGCCGCCCGCTGCGGATCGCGCTGGCGGTGGCGGGTTCACTGGCGGTCGAGGGGCCGTTGGTGCGCTGGGTGGCCGACCACCGCAAGCACCACCGCTTCTCCGACGAGGAGGGTGATCCGCACTCCCCGTGGCGGTACGGGGAGAGCGTCCCGGCGCTGCTGAAGGGGCTCTGGTGGGCCCATATCGGCTGGATGTTCGACTCGGAGCGGACCTCGCAGCACAAGTACGCGCCGGATCTGATCAAGGACCCGGCGCTGCGGCGGATCTCCCGGGACTTCGTCTGGTGGACGGTGCTGTCGCTGGCGATCCCGCCGCTGGCCGGATGGGCAGTGACGGGGACGTGGCAGGGCGCCGCCACCGCGTTCTTCTGGGGCTCCCTGGTGCGGGTCGCGCTGCTGCACCATGTGACCTGGTCGATCAATTCGATCTGTCACGCGGTGGGCCGCCGTCCGTTCCGCTCCCGGGACCGCTCGGGGAATGTGTGGTGGCTGGCGGTGCTGTCCTGCGGGGAGTCCTGGCACAACCTGCACCACGCGGACCCGACGAGCGCCCGGCACGGGGTGCTCCGGGGGCAGCTCGACTCCAGCGCCCGGCTGATCCGCTGGTTCGAGCGGCTGGGGTGGGCATACGACGTGCGGTGGCCGAGCGCGGCACGCATCGACGCCCGGCGCAGTACCACAGCGCCCGACACGGCATGA